Proteins encoded by one window of Rutidosis leptorrhynchoides isolate AG116_Rl617_1_P2 chromosome 7, CSIRO_AGI_Rlap_v1, whole genome shotgun sequence:
- the LOC139857102 gene encoding tryptophan--tRNA ligase, chloroplastic/mitochondrial: protein MGRLILSHFLNISSVCPRFMSNGNSIQLQQKLRMIHKNHLPIVCRVSSHRCYCSVSSPEPTVSDNSTTSIKKRIVSGVQPTGSIHLGNYLGAIKNWVSLQDTYETLFFIVDLHAITLPYDAQQLAKATRDTAALYLACGVDTSKASVFVQSHVRAHVELMWLLSSATPVGWLNKMIQFKEKSRKAGDENVGVGLLTYPVLMASDILLYQSDLVPVGEDQKQHLELTRELAERVNYLYGGRKWKKLGGRGGSIFKVPEALIPPTGARVMSLTDGLSKMSKSAPSDQSRINLLDSKDAIANKIKRCKTDSYSGMEFDNADRPECNNLLSIYQIITNKTKEEVALECQDMNWGTFKVVLTDALIDHLHPIQARYEEIMSDSGYLDQVLAEGANKASEISDKTVGNVYQAMGFLKR, encoded by the exons ATGGGGCGTTTAATTCTCTCCCACTTCCTCAATATTTCAAGCGTTTGTCCACGTTTCAT GTCGAATGGCAACTCGATTCAATTGCAACAAAAACTGCGAATGATTCATAAAAATCACCTTCCAATTGTTTGTCGTGTTAGCAGTCATCGATGCTACTGCAGTGTTTCATCCCCCGAACCTACTGTTTCGGATAACTCCACAACCTCTATAAA GAAGAGAATCGTGTCTGGAGTACAACCAACGGGGTCTATACACCTTGGGAATTATCTTGGCGCAATAAAAAATTGGGTGTCACTGCAG gATACGTATGAGACGTTATTCTTTATTGTGGATCTTCATGCA ATAACTTTACCCTATGATGCCCAACAACTGGCTAAAGCAACTCGAGATACTGCAGCACTTTATTTGGCCTGTGGTGTCGACACCTCAAAG GCATCTGTATTTGTGCAATCCCATGTTCGTGCTCATGTAGAATTAATGTGGCTGCTGAGTTCTGCTACACCAGTCGGTTGGTTGAACAAAATGATTCAGTTCAAAGAGAAATCGCGAAAGGCG GGTGATGAAAATGTTGGGGTTGGACTTTTGACTTATCCAGTGTTGATGGCTTCGGATATACTTTTGTACCAG TCTGATTTAGTCCCAGTTGGTGAAGATCAGAAGCAGCATTTAGAGTTGACCCGAGAGCTGGCTGAGCGCGTTAATTATTTATATGGTGGTAGGAAATGGAAGAAATTAGGAGG ACGAGGTGGTTCAATTTTTAAG GTCCCGGAGGCCTTAATTCCTCCTACTGGAGCTCGGGTGATGTCTCTTACTGATGGCCTTTCTAAG aTGTCAAAGTCTGCTCCTTCGGATCAATCCCGTATTAATTTGCTCGACTCAAAAGAC GCAATTGCAAACAAGATCAAGCGTTGCAAAACCGATTCGTATTCCGG GATGGAGTTTGACAATGCTGATAGGCCTGAATGCAATAATCTTCTTTCCATTTATCAAATCATTACAAACAAGACAAAGGAG GAAGTTGCACTAGAATGCCAGGATATGAACTGGGGTACTTTTAAAGTTGTTCTTACTGATGCTTTAATCGATCATCTTCATCCAATCCAG GCTCGGTATGAGGAAATCATGTCCGATTCAGGTTATTTGGACCAAGTTTTAGCAGAGGGTGCAAACAAAGCTTCAGAGATTTCAGATAAGACTGTTGGTAATGTTTACCAGGCAATGGGATTCTTGAAAAGATGA